ACAAACACTTACATGCTAAAGATACTCACCCACCCACATGCATCACACAATTATGATTAGACAGAAACTCACAAGTAAACGAGCCATTAAAAGCACATGCTGCAATATCAGGTGCTGAAAGCAGATAATTATTTTGCCCCATGTTCAATTTGCAATAAGCAGTTCCATAATTAACTGATTCAACTGCTCTGAATTACAGCAGTCAGATACTGCATTAGAAATATGatgctttttaatttttatctTCATCCTGGACTGCATGGCCAAATATTGGTTCAGCCAACATGTTGAAAAGTAATGATAGACTAGTATATCAGAAACATTactattatttatgaatattatTCTTATTAATTTTTCAATCCATATTGTTAAgatgcaaatgggtcattctacAATTCTGGTGATATTTCCACCTGAAATCTAACAGTAATTCTACCATGCTGAAGTAACCTAATTATCTTATCTTCATTCTCATTCCATTTAAGGTCAcattacaattaaataattaattgtaaaaataaaaaaagatgtatctCCCATTGGCTGGTATGCTCTTTTGTTAGTAGTGTTACTCCTACCAAAAGTAAAGGGAACCAGTAACACCACTGAcaaatttcctgtttcagttgATTTTCTACAAAGAGGAAGGTATTACAAAATCAAAAATGCTACCATCAATCTTCTCGGTTAATTATCAATATTTTCAAAGACATGATAATAATCTATTATAAATGGCATAACAGTGTAACACCACTGACAAtttgaaatcaaatcaaaatgtcTGATATTTATCATGGAAGAACTTCAGTGTaataaatgtcattttggtgTTTTTACATTGTGATAACACCACTGACATTAAAATTAACAACATCTTATGTGAattgttaaataaatgtaattaacttttttcttttacatttttctcaCATAGAAGCCATATTTTACAACAAATATTTGAGATATTTGAGACAGCAGGAAAAATGTCTCTACTCATCTGTATTATGGAGCAGTGACATCCATATTTTTATGCTCTGTAACGCCttatgatacactatattgccaaaagtattcgctcacccatccaaataactgaattcaggtgttccaatcacttccatggccacaagtgtataaaatgaagcacctaggcatgcagactgcttctacaaacatttgtgaaagaacgggccgctctcaggagctcagtgaattccagcgtggtactgtgataggatgccacctgtgcaacaagtccagtcgtgaaatttcctcgctactaaatattccacagtcaactgtcagtggtattataacaaagtggaagcgattgggaatgacagcaactcagccacgaagtggtaggccacgtaaaatgacagagcggggtcagcggatgctgaggcgcatagtgcgcagaggtgaaaccgagtcaatcgctacagacctccaaagttcatgtggccttcagattagctcaagaacagtgtgtagagagcttcatggaatgggtttccatggccgagcagctgcatccaagccatacatcaccaagtgcaatgcaaagcgtcggatgcagtggtgtaaagcacgccgccactggactctagagcagtggagacgcgttctctggagtgacgaatcacgcttctccatctggcaatctgatggacgagtctgggtttggcagttgccaggagaacggtacctgtctgactgcattgtgccaactgtgaagtttggtggaggggggattatggtgtgcggttgtttttcaggagctgggcttggccccttagttccagtgaaaggaactctgaatgcttcagcataccaagagattttggacaattccatgctcccaactttgtgggaacagtttggggatggccccttcctgttccaacatgactgcgcaccagtgcacaaagcaaggtccataaagacatggatgagcgagtttggtgtggaagaacttgactggcctgcacagagtcctgacctcaacccgatagagcacctttgggatgaattagagcgaagactgcgagccgggccttctcgtccaacatcagtgtctgacctcacaaatgcgcttctggaagaatggtcaaaaattcccataaacacactcctaaaccttgtggaaagccttcccagaagagttgaagctgttatagctgcaaagggtgggccgacgtcatattaaaccctatggattaagaatgggatgtcacttaagttcatatgcgtctaaaggcagatgagcgaatacttttggcaatatagtgtatgtaaataTTTAGACAAAATCACACGAGCATGCGTGCTGTTCAGCTCTTCTGTCTTGAAAAACTGTAGTCATCTTGGTTAACTATTAAAAATACTATATTTGTACTACTATTAAAGCTTTGTAATTTAAACAGATTTTGAGTATAcaccatttaattatttaaaatcatGTAATAAATCTCAATACTTGATTTCAACAATCAGTTTCAGCCAATGACAATGCATCAGCCTAATAacgctctctctcccctcctgTTGCAGctattaaagataaaaaaaatcattgttaaactcatacatttttctatttattattaattcAGGTCTTAACGCTTTGATTTAGTTACAGTTCTTGGCTGACGCTTTCCTACCAAAGCAATGAGGAATAGCACATTCACACCGattaaccacaacattaaaaccacctgccaaatattgtgtaggtcccccacgtgccaccaaaacagcgccaacccacatctcagaatagctttctgagattatattattctcaccacaattgtacagagcggttatctgagttaccgtagactttgtcagtttgtcaTGTGTGTAttccaatacacacacacacacagtgtgtatatatatacacacagttgtgctcaaaagtttgcataccctggcagaaattgtggcattgattttgaaaatgtgactgatcatgcaaaaaacaacaacaacaaaaaaaaaaaaaaaaaaactgtcttttatttaaggatagtgatcatatgaagccatttattatcacatagttgtttggctcctttttaaatcataataacagaaatcacccaaatggccctgatcaaaactttacatacccttgaatgtttggccttgttccagacacacaaggtgacacacacaggtttaaatgtcaattaaaggttacatttcccacacctgtggctttttaaattgcaattagcgtctgtgtataaatagtcaatgagtttgttagctctcatgtggatgcactgagcaggctagatactgagccatggggagcagaaaagaactgtcaaaagacctgcgtaacaaggtaatggaactttataaagatggaaaaggatataaaaagatatccaaagccttgaaaatgccagtcagtactgttcaatcacttattaagaagtggaaaatttggggatctctcaataccaagccaaggtcaggtagaccaagaaagatttcagccacaactgccagaagaattgttcgggatacaaagaaaaacccacatgtaacctcgatgatacttgaacaaaaatgagctgcatggtcgagttgccagacagaagcctttactgtgccaatgccacaaaaaagcccggttacaatatgcctgacaacaccttgacatgcctcacagcttctggcacactgtaatttggagtgagaccaaaatagagctttatggtcacaaccataagcgctatgtttggagaggggtcaacaaggcctatagtgaaaagaataccatccccactgtgaagcatggtggtggctcactgatgttttgggggtgtgtgagctctaaaggcacggggaatcttgtgaaaactgatggcaaaatgaatgcagcatgttatcagaaaatactggcagacaatttgcatccttctgcacaaaagctgcacatgggacactcttggactttccagcatgacaatgaccctaagcacaaggccaagttgaccctccagtggttacagcagaaaaagtttaaggttctggagtggccatcacagtctccttaccttaatatcatcaagccactctggggagatctcaaacgtgcggttcatgcaagacaaccaaagactttgcatgacctggaggcattttgccaagacaaatgggcagctataccacctgcacgaatttggggcctcatatacaactattacaaaagactgcatgctgtcattgatgctaaagggcgcaatacacagtattaagaactaagggtatgcagacttttgtacaggggtcatttcatttttttctttgttgacatgttttttttattttttatgattgtgccattctgttataacctacagttgaatatgaatcccataagaaataaatgtgttttgcctgctcactcatgttttctttaaaaatggtacatatattaccaattctccaagggtatgcaaacttatgagcacaactgtatatatataatgcatgtacaaatacaaatctgttatatacatatagtgcaagggaatgtaatagcagaagaggtaggatatgttggataaatataaatagactaagctgtgtattgcacataattattgctcaatggggcagttataactgttcatgagatgcatagcctgagggaaaaactgttctggtgctctggttaaccatggttttataacagtaatactgtagttttccatacagtaaccatggttttactatatacagttgatgtcagaagtttacatacacttaggttgaagtcattaaacctaattttttaaccactccacatttcacattagcaaactatagttttgacaagtcatctaggacatctactttgtgcatgacgagtaatttttccaacaattgtttacagactgattgtttcacttttaattgactatatcacaattccagtaggtcagacgtttacatacaccaagttaactgtgcctttaagcagcttggaaaattccagaaaatgatgtcaagccttcagacaattagcttctgataggaggtgtactgaattggaggtttactgaggatgtattttaaggcttaccgtcaaactcagtgcctctttgcttgacattatggaaaaatcaaaagaaatcagtcaaacAGAAACAAACGTGTGGACCTcgacaagtctggttcatccttgggagcaatttccaaatgcctgaaggtaccacgtttatctgtacaaacaatagtacgcaaatataaacaccatgggaccacgcagtcatcatgctgcttaggaaggagacgcattctgtcccctagagatgaacatagtttagtgcgaaaagttcaaatcaatcccagaacaacagcaaaggactttgtgaagatgctggaggaaacaggtagacaagtatctatattcacagtaaaacgagtcctatatcaacataacctgaaaggctgctcagcaaggaagaagccactgctccaaaaccaccataaaaagccagactacagtttgcaagtgcacatgaggaaaaatcagaaatgtcctctggcctaattaaacaaaactttaACTGTTCGGCCATAATGACCACTGTTATGCTTGTAGGAAAAAGTGTAAGGCTTGCAAgtcaaagaacaccatcctaactgTGAACTATggtggtagcagcatcatgttgtgggggtgctttgctgcaggagggactggtgcacttcacaaaatagatggcatcatgaggaaagaagattatgtggatatattgaagcaacatctaaagacatcagccaggaagttgaagctcgtttgcaaatgggtcttccaaatggacatccacaagtacacctccaattgattcTAATTAACCTATAAGAAGCTAACTGGCAAATTGCCTAATGGCTtgtcataattttctggaattttccaagctgcttaaaggcacagttaacttagtttatgtaaacttctgacccactagaattgtgatatagtcaattaaaagtgaaacaatcggtctgtaaacaattgttggaaaaaaaatactcgtgtcatgcacaaagtagatgtcctagacgacctgccaaaactatagtttgctaatatgaaatctgtggagtggttaaaaaaaattgttttaatgacttcaactgtatggcGAACCACCTTACAGATCTTATAAATGGCATATTTTTCTTGTACTCAAAATCTGACATCGCAAATGTCCTTCATAATTACATAAATACCCCCCAAAAGCAAAACAGATCACCTAGGCTGCACGCCTGAAAGTGAATCAACTCAGTTAAGATGGAGGAAAGAGTAGAGACAATCACAGCATcttcatgttatttcttcctatCTAAAACAGAATTGTTACACAATTTGCTTTACCTTCATGTTCATCTGAAGTTCAGTTGAGATTAATGATGCAATATCAGTAACATCATATGTTCAGATTCACATCCTCCTCTTGCCAGATGTTTGAAGCTCAGACAACCCAACATGTCCATCTAAAATATGCATGCAACCAGCAGACGATTCATTTAGATGAGTGATggtataaaatcatttaaaaaataaataaacagtaaattTACTTCAGCTTCTTCGGTTCATAAATCAATCTGAAAACCACTGGCGTAAACCAGATGTCTCATCTCTTACTTCTTTGGGGGAAACAACTGAGCAAAACAAGCGTAAATACCGCTCTAAAACAAGCCGTTTTGTCGAGTGCAAACGCTCATTTTTAGATGGATGGAGAAAAATGCATAATACATTATTTACCCGCGTCTCCTCGCGTGCGTCTGTTCAACCCAAAACACTTCGCATTGCTCGTGCACTCAGCATTCACCGAGTGTGATCGTCACTGAGAGTAAACCAATGAAAGTTCAGTGTCGGATTTGATTGACACAGCGTTGGCCAATGAAAGTGCAGGAATTGTAGTTTTGTGTTTCCTACGTGGCCAATCATTGTTGTCGGTTCAGCTGCGTTTGGTTGCGGGTATGAATGAACAGGGAAATAATTTTCCGCTGTTGCATTTTTGAGATTCAAAGAAATGTAAAGTATACTTGATATAGTTATTATTTGTAAATAGTATATTAATATAATGTCCATAATTAATAGAATTATCTAATACTCATAAATTGCCCAGAAAAGTACGAGCTAGTACAGAGATAGGTATGAGACACTGGGAAACAAAATGCATATAGTAGATTGAGTTTTTACTTCCATGTCTGCAATATCTCTAGGTTGTCGGTCAAAAGTTAAAAAGAATGGGTGATGCTTAAAACTAtcgccagagactatttagccggAGACGGTGcactgttattaaaattaatgggagaatttggaacgcccaatatggcggatggaGAAaatgaagtcctgccttacaaaTAAAAGACCcaataaccttttagatacaTCGTCAGTACacttgagaacgtgcatgcacaATAGTTGGACTAGCCTGAAAAATTGCGTTTTTAGCATATGaactaaagaaacacaatttatgataccattgttgtcatgttttactgctgatttgaaatatgttctttgatcgtaatcttgaccaacagttttggagatttctgtctttctccattcaagtagataggagctgcacttttatgctgcttgtatctACAGAAAATAGCTACCAGGGAGGGTTCCAAAGATGGTTACTGAGTgtactgacttgccttgaaagccaCTCTGGCCGATcaccttttagattcagacatcaAATGGTGACAAAACGAACAAGGTCAGTGTTGCACATTATGAATGATTTTGTTCAATTCATGTAAATTTCTTCACACGCTTTAAAAGTTTTCCTTGACCAGTGTTTGGGATGATAATAGGGCATTTAAAATATGTGGCAACTGACCAAGATACCTAGACAAGATAAGTtaatatagattttttattttttttttaacaggatttAAAAGAAATTTTTTTGATCAAAGGAAATagttttctttttgggtgaattattaatttaatttatgttaAATTAGAAGATGAACGTAATGGATAAGCCATGCTTAAATGAGACACCAAATTATTAAATAGTTATAGCATGCcctataaaacataataaaaccaCAGTCCTATCAGAATGTCAAAACACAAGTTTTTAGGCAACTACACATTGTGCGTGTTTCCAAGATTGCTTGAGTCTATAGGACGAAGTTCATATGAGTGCTAAGAATCCTTGATCCGTTTAGTCTCATCCGACTTGGGTGGAATAATTTTGACATCAAAGGGAATAAAGAAATCTGCCAGTGCTTTGGCATCTTTTGGGTCAAGAGAATATTCCTGTGCCAGCTTCTCCAGAGTCCATGTTTTAGGCATGCTTTTGTGATTGTTCAGGGCAGTTAAAACTTCTACGAGGGACAGTTTGCCTTTTGGAACATCAGTAATATCACAGATACCATAGGGGTCACCCGGTAGACTGAACTTCAGCAGCTTGCGCTCGGTCTCCTGCTCGACCTTCTTAACCGCATCAACTGCTTCACCCTACAAGCAAAGCATTATAGCACAGATTCAGTCACACCAGCAGAGGGCAGTGTCCTAGAACAGCCTGACTATCGTGCGGAGATGATTGCAAATGAAGAGGGAAGCAGTGGTTTTATTGTttacaaaaaacataatataattggAATTATTTTAAGTctctaaaacaaaccaaaaataaaagatgacCTAAAATTATTTTTAGGTTTTGATACAGAgtatattataacattttaaactttAACAACCCTCCTTCATTAACCTTCctattgtcttaagaaactgcaccctccttttgttcttcggtcatttttgacccatataGAAAACTAAAGACCCCCTTACAATAATCTTTTTTATTGTGGTTCCAGTGTATAATGATagggaaaaaattaaatatactaaatattaatggagtaaaataatttgtaaagaataattataataataataatattataacatCAGCCAAGGATGTCTCAATTTACTATTATTTCAATAACTTTCGGCAGTTTTAAATATCTAAACTAAGGATGTCCCGATACTGGTATGGTATCAGAATCTGGTCCAATAATATACTCATGTGTAATCATGTTCGAAAAATGCTCAGACGCCAAAAACTGTTACCCTCTGATGtacaaatgtcattacgtaaacattcagcgcacaaattaaagtCATGTCATAGTGAGGCTgcatttaatgagataaatatatagtcttcATTTGTTGCGTGTTTTaactgtgagcacttgtgaatgtgttaAGCCAGTGTTGTGCCGACACCGGCTGCTTTTAATTTCCTTGGCTCATATACAGAAATCACTATTATGAGCATTGCGTGCTCTGTTTgcagcagatgacagcgagcacagaggtaattcactttgtagtgcaaggcacatacagactacatatttatttaattaaatagcagtctTTTGAAACATAAGAGCGCAACAGtcaggttccggaagtaaaaatcccattaatttcttccattggCCAATTTATTAATTACGATAACTTATGAaccttaaagacagacctactgtgagctcagagcttgttcattgatggtatattcTTCTGATGAGGCCATTGGTCCacgattttttttaaatcgtgtttaatagtggaatttttggtgaacaactacactacccatggtgcagcagagaaagcttcaccagtCAAAGAAGAGAATCGCGACCAACACCGAgttggtctcccttcaccctcagACTGCTTATGCATTTGTATTGGAATACGTTGCAAAAAACCTTAcatgtattgtttctatacttataatcaacagcctaaaatcaatagttttatatatttccactatttttaattcaattacgtcattcgcaatgcttcataggattgtagttTGTGTCCTTGTGAAAGATAGCAAGTCCACAATCTTGTACCttttgtattacattttgtaatgttgtgatttaccttggagctggttagtttggttcatggcttaaacctcttttaagaaggattttacgaaaagcctatggaaaaaTGTAATGGGAAAAAATACCAGGCAGCTGAAAAAGTTGGcagacactgttgcactctataatcACTTTCGGTCATGTAGCAACCTGCTTTTCTGGTagtgagaagctaccatcaaaaacaaacagaaattgaaagggcttcaaaataaaagctctgccaaaataaaacCTCAATTTCAATggaaaaagacagaaatatatcataACTGTAACTACTACTAAtagtaataaatcaatagtaattgtaatatatttaagcaatatctcacatctgtgatgctctgttatgcagcactttgaccaaaaataactcatgttagtaaacttatttactgacatattacctgttcaaaactgtaaaaaaaaaaaaaaaaagtgtgtttgcaCAAACCCCGTTTGAGAGGAAAGTATGCAATTATTGGGAAAGATGCAGTAGCCAGTTGAACAGGTGGGGAagctagagaacagtatggggctaggggctaaatctgagaaaatattaaatagttttaggtcaaatttgattcataaatgtacaaaaaaatatatatatatttaaagctgtataaagtCTGAAGGTGAAAGACCACAACTGGTTCTTCCCATACGggtaaaaattgttttaaatactttttttttctctgaatcaattatatacaaattattttatttgttttgatggtcttgacaaagtcccAACCGGACTGGTATATAACTGGTTCCGGTACCAAACACTATGCTGTATTTCTAACGTATTCTTTACCTGTGCCAGTTCAAAAATGACCTTAAAACAATAGGTGGGTTAATGTGAAAATGCCACTAGAGTGATAATACTAGACGGCCCTGAGAAATGTAAcgttaattatatttaaatgatatcagttaacgcaataactttggcagccctgaaataataatactaaaataaaactacatacagtataataaaacactggggaaaaaactaaaacaaacagagtaaaaactaacaaaaactagaACTAAATTCAAAGGACaagttgaaaataaaatagaaactaattacaataaaataaaaataaactgtaagcATGTAGGGTATTGCAGTGCtttataatacaattttaaaagtcATGTCAAGTGATCTGAACTTCAAACCTGCATCACAGGATCTTTAGACTCCACATACACATCCTTCAGCATGGACAGAAGTGGATCATTCCTCTGGTGAAtgtcttttgtgatgtttgtgtCTGGCACAGAAACACATCTTTATGGGTTACAATATGCAGAAGCTTGTATAACTAGCCATCTCATTTAAAGCAGTCAGCAGGCTAATTAGCATGGCTAATTAAGATTTTTGTACCACGTACATGCAATGGAAATTAGGCAGATGACACCTCAATTAATTTAAACATTGGCTACTACACTTCACAACTGTTCAGTCACTTTTTGAGGGGtcaataagtaataataataatataatataattattaataataataagtcaATAATTTGTTATTAGTCAATAAGCATTCTTAACAGCTTACACCGTCTCGGTTGTGTTTATGCATATAAATCAAATGCTTCTTTTCTAAAGACATCAGTTTAGCACAATCTCTATTTGATACAGTTCATGCTCTGAAATGCTGTCTCACCCGCTTTATTTGGTCGAGGAACACTGCTGTTGGATGTCGCGGTGCTGCTAATGGTTTTGATTTGCTTATTTCTCGATAAGCGCGATTCTCTAAATTAAAGTTCCTAAATATGCGTGCTACTCTTGCGCCCATGTCTGGCATCTCTACACCGAGTACACGCTTCTAGCTCTTATTCTTCTGTCTTTACCAGGTACAGTCTGCTCACTACTGCCCACCACTGGCTGATTCGTCTAATCAACGCATGGAACCtaacactaaatattaaatactgCATACTAAGCAAATgcctaccatttttttttattttttttttttttttttttttatagggaattaaaaaatatatattatacatacattataAGTTTGACATATACATGACATTGGAGTAAGTTTTGTTTTCGAATCACATATGAGTCATTCATTATAATTATGCAGTTGGCTTACACACTGtatgccttaaagggatatttcacccaaaaatgaaaattctctcatcatttactcaccctcatgccatcccagatgttttcatctgcagaacacaaacaacgatttttag
The nucleotide sequence above comes from Myxocyprinus asiaticus isolate MX2 ecotype Aquarium Trade chromosome 25, UBuf_Myxa_2, whole genome shotgun sequence. Encoded proteins:
- the LOC127415884 gene encoding NADH dehydrogenase [ubiquinone] 1 alpha subcomplex assembly factor 4-like codes for the protein MGARVARIFRNFNLENRAYREISKSKPLAAPRHPTAVCVSVPDTNITKDIHQRNDPLLSMLKDVYVESKDPVMQGEAVDAVKKVEQETERKLLKFSLPGDPYGICDITDVPKGKLSLVEVLTALNNHKSMPKTWTLEKLAQEYSLDPKDAKALADFFIPFDVKIIPPKSDETKRIKDS